The following coding sequences lie in one Leucobacter allii genomic window:
- a CDS encoding glycine--tRNA ligase — MAEQSRLDKVIALARHRGFVFQAGEIYGGSRSAWDYGPLGTALKENIKRQWWKSMVQKRDDVVGIDSSVILPKQVWEASGHVEVFSDPLVECLQCHKRYREDHLIEAFEEKKGRAPEGGLAEIVCTNCGTRGQWTEPRAFSGLLKTYLGPVDDEAGMHYLRPETAQGIFVNFANVLQSARMKPPFGIGQIGKSFRNEITPGNFIFRTREFEQMEMEFFVEPGTDEEWQEYWMHERMRWYTDLGIDPENLRFYEHPAEKLSHYSKRTADIEYRFGFTGGEWGELEGIANRTDFDLSTHAKHSGKDLSFFDQNKNERYTPYVIEPAAGLTRSLMAFLVDAYREEEVPNAKGGTDTRTLLALDPRLAPVKVAVLPLSRNEKLSPLARELAQELREEWNVDFDDSGAIGRRYRRQDEIGTPFCVTVDFDSLDDQAVTVRDRDTMQQERIPLAELGATLAARLRGA; from the coding sequence ATGGCTGAACAGTCCCGCCTCGACAAGGTCATCGCCCTCGCCCGCCACCGCGGCTTCGTCTTCCAGGCGGGTGAGATCTACGGCGGCTCGCGCTCGGCCTGGGACTACGGCCCCCTCGGCACGGCGCTGAAGGAGAACATCAAGCGCCAGTGGTGGAAGTCGATGGTCCAGAAGCGCGACGACGTCGTCGGCATCGACTCCAGCGTGATCCTGCCGAAGCAGGTCTGGGAGGCCTCCGGGCACGTCGAGGTCTTCAGCGACCCGCTCGTCGAGTGCCTCCAGTGCCACAAGCGCTACCGCGAGGATCACCTCATCGAGGCCTTCGAGGAGAAGAAGGGCCGGGCGCCCGAGGGCGGCCTCGCCGAGATCGTCTGCACGAACTGCGGCACCCGCGGCCAGTGGACGGAGCCACGCGCCTTCTCGGGTCTGCTCAAGACCTACCTCGGCCCCGTCGACGACGAGGCGGGCATGCACTACCTCCGCCCCGAGACCGCGCAGGGCATCTTCGTGAACTTCGCGAACGTGCTGCAGTCCGCCCGCATGAAGCCCCCGTTCGGCATCGGCCAGATCGGCAAGAGCTTCCGCAACGAGATCACGCCGGGCAACTTCATCTTCCGCACCCGCGAGTTCGAGCAGATGGAGATGGAGTTCTTCGTCGAGCCGGGCACCGATGAGGAGTGGCAGGAGTACTGGATGCACGAGCGCATGCGGTGGTACACCGACCTCGGCATCGATCCCGAGAACCTCCGCTTTTACGAGCATCCGGCGGAGAAGCTCTCCCACTACTCGAAGCGCACCGCCGACATCGAGTACCGCTTCGGCTTCACCGGCGGCGAGTGGGGCGAGCTCGAGGGCATCGCGAACCGCACCGACTTCGACCTGTCGACGCACGCGAAGCACTCGGGCAAGGACCTGAGCTTCTTCGACCAGAACAAGAACGAGCGCTACACGCCGTACGTCATCGAGCCCGCCGCGGGCCTGACCCGCTCGCTGATGGCATTCCTCGTCGACGCCTACCGCGAGGAGGAGGTGCCGAACGCGAAGGGCGGCACCGACACCCGCACGCTCCTCGCGCTCGACCCGCGGCTCGCCCCGGTGAAGGTCGCCGTGCTGCCGCTCAGCCGCAACGAGAAGCTGTCGCCGCTCGCCCGCGAGCTCGCCCAGGAGCTGCGCGAGGAGTGGAACGTCGACTTCGACGATTCCGGCGCGATCGGCCGCCGCTACCGCCGCCAGGACGAGATCGGCACCCCCTTCTGCGTCACCGTCGACTTCGATTCGCTCGACGACCAGGCGGTGACCGTGCGCGACCGCGACACGATGCAGCAGGAGCGGATCCCCCTCGCCGAGCTGGGGGCGACGCTCGCGGCTCGGCTTCGCGGGGCCTGA